From a single Pseudobutyrivibrio xylanivorans genomic region:
- a CDS encoding recombinase family protein, protein MARKVAIYARVSTEHEAQISALENQVQYYDDILSRHADWTLVDRYIDEGITGTSIHKRESFMRMLKDAKEKKFDLIVTREVSRFARNTVDTLQQTRTLKTYGVEVWFTEDNIWTMNDEDGELRLSIMATLAQNESKKISQRVKAGQMISFKNGVLYGNGNILGYDRVGDKLVVNKEQADTVKRIFELYLAGNGVRKIQDIMEQEGRKTATGLTRWQSGNINRVLRNPFYCGRIVYRKQYVPDYLVQKKINNHGAVDKVYVEGSHEKLVSPEDFDRAQELREKHKSVKTDKNGKAIGQSPCKHLWGNKLVCTCGHAMNRRIAHKANDGTLSYIYQCYGQLRTGTPAGRLKKGLDIEGICDNSSFMEWKLEVQADFVFKKLLGNKEAIYKEAMAMAQDVAEVKAPERNDKERLEANNRQIEKLNRQLANLVDMCADGDISREVFRSKKKKLEDQISNLEKLNDECRQRVLELEDNGAKDRRIDSLSEFIKMTAFDARAKIPDTVIDNFVDQIVFDHGAFIWYLNPVFGNEVYKQDASDWKKKQHLQSLSDKCTLQACPSTGCNR, encoded by the coding sequence ATGGCGAGAAAAGTTGCCATCTACGCCCGTGTTTCTACAGAGCATGAGGCGCAGATATCTGCATTGGAAAATCAGGTGCAGTACTATGATGATATTTTGAGCAGGCATGCAGACTGGACGTTAGTAGATAGATATATTGATGAAGGTATTACCGGTACATCTATTCATAAGCGTGAGTCTTTTATGCGAATGCTCAAGGATGCAAAAGAAAAGAAGTTTGATCTAATTGTTACCAGAGAGGTATCTAGGTTTGCAAGAAACACAGTGGATACACTGCAGCAGACCAGAACCCTCAAAACATATGGTGTGGAGGTGTGGTTCACAGAAGATAATATCTGGACAATGAATGATGAGGATGGAGAGCTTAGACTTTCTATCATGGCTACCTTGGCCCAGAATGAAAGCAAGAAGATTTCTCAGAGAGTAAAAGCCGGTCAGATGATTTCGTTTAAGAATGGAGTCCTATATGGCAATGGCAATATTCTTGGGTATGACAGAGTTGGTGATAAGCTTGTTGTAAATAAGGAACAAGCTGACACTGTAAAAAGAATCTTTGAACTTTACCTGGCAGGTAATGGTGTTCGTAAGATTCAGGACATCATGGAGCAGGAAGGGCGTAAGACAGCCACAGGCCTTACCAGATGGCAGTCTGGCAATATCAACAGAGTTCTTAGAAATCCTTTTTATTGCGGCAGAATCGTATACCGTAAGCAATACGTTCCGGATTATCTGGTTCAAAAGAAAATCAATAATCATGGGGCAGTTGATAAGGTATATGTAGAAGGTTCGCATGAGAAGCTGGTTTCGCCGGAAGATTTTGACAGAGCACAGGAGTTAAGAGAAAAACACAAGTCCGTGAAAACAGACAAGAATGGCAAAGCAATTGGGCAGTCGCCTTGCAAGCATCTGTGGGGCAATAAACTTGTTTGTACTTGTGGTCATGCAATGAATCGAAGGATTGCTCATAAGGCTAATGATGGAACACTTAGCTATATCTATCAGTGCTACGGTCAGTTACGAACAGGAACTCCTGCAGGAAGACTGAAAAAAGGTCTTGATATCGAAGGTATTTGTGATAACTCATCATTTATGGAATGGAAATTAGAGGTTCAGGCGGATTTCGTTTTCAAGAAGCTTCTTGGTAATAAAGAAGCAATCTATAAGGAAGCTATGGCTATGGCACAGGATGTTGCTGAAGTAAAGGCTCCTGAGAGAAACGATAAAGAAAGGCTTGAAGCAAACAATCGTCAGATCGAGAAGTTGAATAGACAGCTGGCGAATCTGGTTGATATGTGTGCAGATGGAGATATTTCCAGAGAGGTCTTCCGCAGTAAGAAAAAGAAATTAGAAGATCAGATTTCAAACTTAGAGAAATTAAATGATGAATGCAGACAACGGGTTTTAGAATTGGAAGATAATGGCGCAAAGGACAGACGCATTGATAGCCTTTCTGAGTTTATCAAGATGACTGCCTTTGATGCCAGGGCTAAGATACCTGATACTGTGATTGATAATTTCGTTGATCAGATTGTTTTTGATCACGGAGCATTTATCTGGTATTTGAATCCAGTATTCGGTAATGAGGTATATAAGCAAGACGCTTCCGATTGGAAAAAAAAACAGCATCTGCAATCTTTAAGTGATAAATGTACGTTACAGGCCTGTCCCAGCACAGGCTGCAATCGCTAA
- a CDS encoding IS3 family transposase — MYTEVSAKVEASKVTGHRVSTSGMLKFLGVSRSGYRSFLNRKVSATKQRKEAVKKKIQTIYDDSKQNYGAPKIAQTLRNSGETISDRTVGLYMREMGIKAQWVKPWTTTTRDSDFSKELHNILDEQFNPDRPNAVWCTDITYIWTQNGFVYLNCVMDLFARKIIAWTLAETMEVSTVIETIEKAKANRDTDLPLIIHSDRGSQYVSKAWQEATAKMQRSYSHSGYPYDNACIESFHSLIKREWLNRFTITDYRHAYMLVFEYIEAFYNTVRIHSHCNYMSPDEYERLYERVKSPSVA, encoded by the coding sequence ATCTATACTGAAGTTTCCGCAAAGGTAGAGGCATCTAAAGTTACTGGACACCGTGTTTCTACTTCTGGAATGCTGAAATTTTTAGGTGTTTCTCGCTCTGGATATCGCTCTTTTCTTAATCGCAAGGTTTCTGCTACTAAGCAACGTAAAGAAGCGGTTAAAAAGAAAATCCAGACCATCTATGATGATTCTAAACAGAACTACGGAGCCCCTAAAATAGCACAGACTCTTCGCAATTCTGGAGAAACTATATCCGACCGCACTGTAGGTTTATACATGCGTGAAATGGGCATTAAAGCCCAGTGGGTGAAGCCTTGGACTACCACAACCAGAGACTCTGATTTTAGCAAAGAGCTTCACAACATCCTTGATGAACAATTCAATCCAGATAGACCAAATGCTGTTTGGTGTACTGATATCACATATATTTGGACTCAGAACGGATTTGTTTATCTGAACTGCGTCATGGACTTATTTGCCAGGAAAATCATTGCCTGGACCCTCGCAGAAACCATGGAGGTTTCTACTGTTATTGAAACTATTGAAAAAGCTAAGGCTAATCGAGACACTGATTTACCTTTGATTATCCACTCTGACCGTGGTAGTCAGTATGTTTCAAAGGCCTGGCAAGAAGCTACTGCAAAGATGCAGCGTAGCTACTCTCATAGTGGCTATCCTTATGATAACGCCTGCATCGAATCCTTCCATTCACTAATAAAAAGAGAATGGCTTAACAGATTTACCATTACCGATTACAGGCATGCATACATGCTTGTTTTTGAATACATTGAAGCATTCTATAACACCGTCAGGATTCATAGTCATTGTAACTATATGTCTCCTGATGAATATGAAAGGTTGTATGAAAGGGTGAAGTCTCCGTCAGTTGCTTAA
- a CDS encoding transposase yields MSRQRKQHSKQFKLDAINYRKEHPDLTQSECAKNLGIGVSTLARWESQYRDHDGDIPVRGSGNYESDEAKEIARLKRELRDAQDALDVLKKAISILGKN; encoded by the coding sequence ATGTCACGTCAAAGAAAACAACACAGCAAGCAATTCAAGTTGGATGCCATCAACTATCGTAAGGAGCATCCTGATCTCACTCAATCAGAGTGTGCCAAGAACCTAGGAATAGGTGTCAGCACCTTGGCCCGTTGGGAATCTCAGTACAGAGACCACGATGGCGATATTCCTGTTCGTGGTTCGGGTAATTACGAATCAGATGAAGCGAAGGAAATCGCTAGATTGAAACGTGAGTTACGCGATGCTCAGGATGCACTTGATGTGTTAAAAAAAGCCATCAGCATTCTGGGGAAAAATTAA
- a CDS encoding PD-(D/E)XK nuclease family transposase — MAKKKVTEDESSRNELSAQINAELDKAIDDLTLFDDDLMSKVFDGNIEATELLLQIILERKDVKVVRVKGQVELKSPYPGGRNIKLDIDAVDENGVEFDVEVQRNTKGSHIRRPRFHQSMMDSRLLKKNQDFKELKDTYVIFICQHDKFKENRPIYHVDKIIRETGKAFDDGAHIIYVNGKYRGEDDFGKLAHDFNCKKADNIYFKPLADGVRHFKETEKGRDAMCESFTKLADKVADERAEQTKVDIVKSLMKNMKWTLDQALTASGIQGKERAIIAKQLQK, encoded by the coding sequence ATGGCTAAGAAAAAGGTTACAGAGGATGAATCCTCTAGAAATGAGCTCAGTGCCCAAATTAACGCTGAGCTTGATAAAGCGATTGATGATTTAACTTTATTCGATGATGACCTTATGAGCAAGGTTTTTGATGGAAACATTGAAGCCACAGAACTTTTATTGCAGATTATTCTTGAACGTAAGGATGTCAAGGTTGTCAGAGTTAAAGGTCAGGTTGAACTTAAGAGCCCATATCCAGGTGGAAGAAATATCAAGCTTGATATTGATGCTGTAGATGAAAATGGTGTAGAGTTTGATGTAGAGGTTCAGCGTAATACAAAGGGTTCCCATATTAGAAGACCAAGATTTCATCAAAGTATGATGGATTCAAGGCTTTTAAAGAAGAATCAAGATTTTAAGGAACTGAAAGACACTTATGTTATTTTCATTTGTCAACATGACAAATTCAAAGAAAACAGGCCGATATATCATGTAGATAAGATTATCAGAGAAACAGGTAAAGCTTTTGATGATGGAGCTCACATTATTTACGTTAATGGTAAGTATAGGGGCGAAGATGATTTCGGTAAGTTAGCACATGACTTTAATTGCAAGAAGGCTGATAACATTTATTTTAAACCGCTTGCAGATGGAGTCAGACATTTTAAAGAAACTGAGAAAGGACGTGATGCTATGTGTGAATCATTTACAAAGTTAGCTGATAAAGTTGCAGATGAACGAGCTGAGCAGACTAAAGTTGATATTGTTAAGTCCTTGATGAAAAATATGAAATGGACGTTGGATCAGGCTCTTACAGCTAGTGGTATACAAGGTAAAGAGCGTGCAATCATAGCAAAGCAGCTCCAGAAGTAA
- a CDS encoding DeoR family transcriptional regulator has protein sequence MYNLICENKHLTVEQVMAEFDISGATVFRDYAKIKKITGAVYDKNESVWKL, from the coding sequence ATTTATAATTTAATCTGTGAGAATAAACATTTGACTGTAGAGCAGGTTATGGCTGAGTTTGATATTTCAGGGGCAACAGTATTTAGAGACTATGCTAAGATAAAGAAAATCACAGGTGCTGTTTATGATAAAAATGAATCTGTGTGGAAATTATAA
- a CDS encoding DUF234 domain-containing protein translates to MTTNVGKWWGMGHDRIPTDIDVVVIDEIGKKAILGECKFKNEQIDKPVYEDLMNRKGLIDRKFEEVQYMYFSLSGFSKWVVENADAEKVSLLTLDDLYS, encoded by the coding sequence ATAACTACAAATGTAGGAAAATGGTGGGGGATGGGACATGATCGTATTCCAACGGATATTGATGTTGTTGTAATTGATGAAATTGGAAAGAAGGCAATTCTTGGAGAGTGCAAGTTCAAAAATGAACAGATAGATAAGCCAGTTTATGAAGACCTGATGAACAGAAAGGGGCTCATTGATAGAAAATTCGAGGAAGTTCAGTATATGTATTTTTCTTTGTCAGGTTTTTCTAAGTGGGTTGTTGAGAACGCTGATGCTGAGAAGGTATCATTGCTAACATTAGATGATTTGTACAGCTGA
- a CDS encoding TetR/AcrR family transcriptional regulator gives MAVKNNRRTLVTKRILKESLLQLMEEKPISKISIKEICEISEMSRSTFYLHYQDQFELLKDIENEVLEKSFEALKDVGSDFNTIESIEAFLNYVKSNKETFGVLFCQADTEDFQNAIIKKVEAHVMESIPDIEQTPHDRYIFTFIMQGSMSVLRSWIKTDFDMPLPELANLIFNCCHNINTTAM, from the coding sequence ATGGCAGTAAAAAACAATCGAAGAACTTTGGTAACCAAAAGAATTCTCAAGGAATCTCTTCTCCAATTGATGGAAGAAAAGCCTATTTCAAAGATATCTATAAAGGAAATCTGTGAGATTTCAGAAATGAGTCGCTCAACCTTCTACCTGCATTATCAAGATCAGTTTGAGTTATTAAAGGATATTGAAAATGAAGTTTTAGAAAAATCATTTGAAGCTCTTAAAGATGTAGGAAGCGACTTCAATACAATTGAATCTATTGAAGCCTTCCTTAACTATGTTAAATCAAATAAAGAAACTTTCGGCGTATTATTCTGCCAGGCAGACACCGAAGATTTCCAAAATGCTATTATTAAAAAGGTCGAAGCCCATGTAATGGAATCTATTCCTGATATTGAACAGACACCACACGATCGCTATATTTTTACATTTATCATGCAAGGCTCCATGAGTGTGCTTCGTTCATGGATAAAAACTGACTTTGATATGCCACTACCTGAATTGGCAAATCTTATCTTCAATTGCTGCCATAATATCAATACCACTGCAATGTAG
- a CDS encoding NAD-dependent epimerase/dehydratase family protein — protein sequence MSNRKKVLLTGAAGGMGLESLKQMVEDNGNYEIVALDLPNNKTKEKLLPFKANERVTVMMGDLTDYAVVKNAVKGCDLIIHIAAFVSPAADYFPKKAMEVNYGSTKNFINAIYELGQQDTTKYVSIGTVAETGDRMPPIHWGRVGDPIKPSMYDYYAVSKVAAERLVVESGLKYWVSLRQTGIIGPAMAKIRDDIQFHNCLDNVLEYVSDRDSGRAMKNLAAFDSKGSLPEDFWCHIYNIGGGEECRVATIDMYRKMYGEMGFTSLDTVIEPKYNATRNFHGQYYLDSDKLESYLHFRSDSMQYFYDAYLKELGAAKPFAKAINKLPGGQKFMGWIIRKTFMKYQLGEHGTRRWINENDEAHIDAYWGGKKAWEMIPEKISDVSGFKDWSSVVHIDHGYDETKPEAELTLEDMKYAAEFRGGTCDSASMTTGDWKTPLQFTCQFGHYFTGSPRLILEGGHWCDECERKSWNYGKRAKKDKFFAQVWNPLHDEDELREYPKIVNELEV from the coding sequence ATGAGTAATAGAAAGAAAGTTTTATTAACAGGTGCCGCTGGAGGTATGGGCTTAGAGTCACTTAAACAGATGGTAGAGGATAATGGCAATTATGAGATTGTTGCACTTGATTTACCAAACAATAAGACAAAAGAGAAATTGTTACCTTTTAAAGCAAATGAGAGAGTGACAGTTATGATGGGAGACTTGACTGATTACGCGGTTGTAAAAAATGCGGTTAAGGGATGTGACCTCATTATTCATATAGCAGCTTTCGTTTCACCAGCTGCAGATTATTTTCCAAAGAAGGCCATGGAAGTCAATTATGGCAGCACAAAGAATTTTATAAATGCAATCTATGAGTTAGGTCAACAGGACACTACAAAGTATGTTTCAATTGGAACTGTTGCAGAAACTGGTGACAGAATGCCACCAATTCACTGGGGCCGCGTAGGTGATCCAATCAAACCTAGTATGTATGACTATTATGCAGTTTCAAAGGTCGCAGCAGAGAGACTTGTCGTAGAATCAGGCCTTAAGTATTGGGTGAGCCTTAGACAGACTGGAATTATTGGACCGGCAATGGCAAAAATTAGAGATGACATCCAGTTTCATAATTGTCTTGATAATGTACTTGAGTATGTTTCTGATAGAGACAGTGGAAGAGCAATGAAAAATCTTGCAGCCTTTGATAGTAAGGGAAGCTTACCAGAGGATTTCTGGTGCCATATTTACAATATTGGCGGCGGTGAAGAATGTAGAGTTGCCACAATTGATATGTACAGAAAAATGTATGGTGAAATGGGATTTACTTCATTAGATACGGTTATCGAGCCAAAGTACAATGCCACAAGAAATTTCCATGGGCAGTATTATTTGGATTCAGATAAGCTGGAAAGTTACTTACATTTTAGAAGCGATTCAATGCAGTATTTCTATGATGCATACTTAAAGGAGCTTGGCGCTGCAAAGCCATTTGCAAAAGCAATAAACAAGCTTCCTGGTGGACAGAAATTTATGGGCTGGATTATCAGAAAAACATTCATGAAATATCAGCTAGGTGAGCATGGAACTCGTCGCTGGATAAATGAAAATGATGAAGCTCACATCGATGCATACTGGGGTGGCAAGAAAGCCTGGGAAATGATTCCTGAAAAGATTAGTGATGTAAGTGGATTTAAAGACTGGTCATCAGTAGTACATATAGATCATGGATATGATGAGACAAAGCCAGAGGCGGAACTTACACTAGAAGATATGAAGTATGCAGCAGAATTTAGAGGAGGTACTTGTGATTCCGCTAGCATGACAACAGGAGATTGGAAAACTCCACTGCAATTTACTTGCCAGTTTGGACATTACTTTACAGGTAGCCCAAGGCTTATTCTCGAGGGCGGTCACTGGTGTGATGAATGTGAGCGCAAGTCATGGAATTATGGAAAACGTGCTAAAAAGGATAAGTTCTTTGCACAGGTATGGAATCCACTTCATGACGAGGATGAACTTAGGGAATATCCCAAAATTGTTAATGAATTAGAGGTGTAA
- a CDS encoding NAD-dependent epimerase/dehydratase family protein, translating into MKIFMIGGTGLLGSEAARELISRGHEVLSVALPPLPEGAVLPPEMKIEYGNYLEMTDEEIEKYMTGCEGFVFAAGVDERVEGPAPIYDLYKKYNIDPINRLLAIAKRVGVKHVAICGSYFAYFAKTRKELDLTKHHPYIRSRIDQENAAMSFADDSFDVAVLELPYIFGTQPGRKPVWMFLAEQIEGSKNSILYPKGGSTMVTVKQVGQAIAGAIELNKGGNCYPIGYYNKTWIELLGIASKALGYPYKKVTTIPDFLYKLGGAQLMKEQKKNNIQGGLHMVKFAALQCSNLFIDKEEGAEKLGVQPDDIEGAIADSMKLCKDIMDKKVNSISMRGE; encoded by the coding sequence ATGAAAATATTTATGATTGGCGGTACAGGATTACTTGGTTCTGAGGCAGCAAGAGAATTGATTTCAAGAGGACATGAGGTATTGTCAGTGGCACTTCCTCCACTTCCAGAGGGAGCAGTTCTTCCGCCAGAAATGAAAATTGAATATGGTAATTATCTTGAGATGACTGATGAGGAAATCGAAAAGTACATGACAGGTTGCGAAGGTTTTGTATTTGCAGCAGGTGTAGATGAAAGAGTAGAAGGTCCAGCGCCAATCTATGATTTGTACAAGAAGTACAACATCGATCCAATCAACAGATTGCTCGCTATTGCAAAACGAGTTGGAGTAAAGCATGTAGCTATTTGCGGTTCTTACTTTGCTTATTTTGCAAAGACTAGAAAAGAGTTAGATCTTACTAAGCATCATCCTTATATTCGTTCGAGAATCGATCAGGAAAATGCGGCTATGTCTTTTGCTGATGATAGCTTTGATGTTGCTGTACTTGAGCTTCCATATATTTTTGGAACTCAGCCAGGTAGAAAGCCAGTATGGATGTTTTTAGCTGAGCAGATTGAAGGCTCAAAGAATAGCATCCTTTACCCAAAGGGTGGTTCAACCATGGTTACTGTAAAGCAGGTTGGTCAGGCAATTGCTGGAGCAATCGAGCTTAATAAGGGCGGTAACTGTTATCCAATTGGCTATTACAACAAAACTTGGATTGAGCTTCTTGGAATTGCAAGCAAAGCACTTGGTTATCCATACAAGAAGGTGACCACTATTCCAGATTTTCTTTACAAACTTGGTGGAGCACAGCTTATGAAGGAGCAAAAGAAAAATAATATTCAGGGGGGACTTCATATGGTGAAGTTTGCAGCACTTCAATGTAGTAACCTTTTTATAGATAAAGAAGAAGGCGCTGAAAAGCTTGGCGTTCAGCCAGATGATATTGAAGGCGCTATTGCTGATTCTATGAAACTTTGCAAAGACATCATGGATAAGAAAGTAAATTCTATTTCAATGCGAGGAGAATAA
- a CDS encoding MFS transporter: MASRISSEDTTKKEKYLGYLLGPTGALLLNGVLASYLNVFYTDVLNLTVVGAGLFLAIFPIVSRMLGAFINIVIGRWIDKTKTKEGKARPWLLLSAPLIMFSGILLCIVPSSNVTVQSVWVVVSFNLFYGLAFNLFNMSHNLMVPLSTRKIEQRGNLSVLNNIANTMMTGILGALFFPAVILPVIGANQKLWLITISTLSIIAFPLIVLEYYFTRERITLEDAGKAEDLEKQQPTGRQQLKAIFSDKYCLIIFAYFAINLVAAQLKNTSLVYYCNYVLGTYNDGYTQSLVSILGGLPMGIGLFAVWPIAKKFGKKNTTVAGFILMAFGSLICFIAPKSLPVVLGGQFIKNIGALPSAYIFMALFADVLDHLEWKHHFRCDGMAMSVYSIITTVAAGVATGVLNLGLSLSGYVAPVFDVATGVTTGVVQSDATQNVITIFFVGLEAVTGLVCAVLLHYLDVEKVIEKEQEEILQRKSAEAVC; this comes from the coding sequence TTGGCTTCAAGAATTAGCTCGGAAGACACAACTAAAAAAGAAAAATATTTAGGCTATCTACTAGGCCCCACAGGAGCTCTGCTTCTGAATGGGGTCTTAGCCTCATATTTAAATGTATTTTATACGGATGTCCTAAATCTGACTGTGGTCGGGGCGGGTTTGTTTTTGGCGATTTTTCCAATTGTATCAAGAATGTTAGGCGCATTCATAAATATTGTAATTGGAAGATGGATTGATAAGACAAAGACTAAAGAAGGGAAAGCCAGACCTTGGTTATTACTTTCGGCACCGCTGATAATGTTTAGCGGAATATTGCTTTGTATAGTACCAAGTAGCAACGTGACTGTTCAATCTGTATGGGTAGTAGTTTCCTTTAATCTGTTTTATGGGTTGGCATTTAATCTGTTTAATATGAGCCACAATCTTATGGTTCCATTATCTACTAGAAAAATTGAACAACGAGGGAACCTTTCAGTATTAAACAATATCGCCAACACTATGATGACAGGAATCTTAGGTGCATTATTTTTCCCAGCAGTGATACTTCCTGTCATTGGTGCTAATCAAAAGTTGTGGTTAATTACTATATCGACACTTTCGATTATCGCATTTCCGCTAATAGTTTTAGAGTACTACTTCACAAGAGAGAGAATTACTTTAGAGGATGCAGGAAAGGCAGAGGATTTAGAAAAGCAACAGCCTACAGGAAGACAGCAGTTAAAAGCAATCTTTTCAGATAAATACTGCCTTATTATTTTTGCCTATTTTGCGATAAATCTAGTTGCAGCTCAGTTGAAAAACACATCTCTCGTTTATTACTGCAATTATGTGCTTGGTACCTATAACGATGGATATACTCAATCACTGGTATCGATTTTAGGGGGATTACCTATGGGAATCGGACTATTTGCTGTGTGGCCTATAGCAAAGAAGTTTGGTAAGAAGAATACCACTGTGGCAGGCTTTATTCTTATGGCCTTTGGAAGTTTGATTTGTTTTATTGCACCAAAGAGTCTTCCTGTAGTCCTTGGAGGTCAGTTTATTAAGAACATTGGAGCATTGCCTTCAGCATATATCTTCATGGCTTTATTTGCAGATGTATTGGATCATTTGGAGTGGAAACATCACTTTAGATGTGATGGTATGGCCATGTCTGTATATTCAATTATTACGACTGTAGCAGCGGGAGTGGCTACGGGTGTTTTAAATCTTGGACTTAGTTTATCAGGGTATGTAGCACCAGTGTTTGATGTGGCTACTGGGGTAACTACAGGTGTGGTTCAGAGTGATGCAACACAAAACGTAATTACGATTTTTTTTGTAGGCCTTGAGGCAGTCACAGGTTTGGTTTGCGCTGTTTTATTACACTACCTTGATGTGGAAAAGGTAATTGAAAAGGAACAGGAAGAAATTCTTCAGCGAAAGAGCGCTGAAGCTGTTTGTTAG